Genomic window (Candidatus Paceibacterota bacterium):
GAGGCTCTGCTCGAAGCTCTCGGGCTGCGCGATGCCGCTCAGCGAGGCGACCTTGCGCCCTTTCAACGTTTCGAGGCGCAGGCGCTCCCCGCTGAACACGTCCTCCAGGTAAAGTGGATGATGGATGCATTCGATGATGCCGGCGCCCGGATTGAACCGGGCGATGCGCCGGCGCAGCTCGGCGGTGTCGCCATTGCTCTTGGTGATGAGGATGGTGCTGGCGCGGGCCAGGTGGTCGGGCGGTTCGCGCAAAGTGCCGCGCGGCAGCAGCCGCTCGGTGCCGAAGGGCTGCTGGTGGTCAACCAGCACGATGTCCAGCCGCCGGCCGCGGAGCTTCCAGTACTGATAACCATCGTCGAGCAGGAGGGTGTCGCAGCCAAACTTCTCGATGGCGTAACGGCCGCTCTTGACGCGATCCTTGTCCACCAAAACGACCACGTCCTTCAGGTTCGAGGCCAGCATGTATGGCTCGTCGCCCGCCATTTCGGAATCGAGCAGCAGGGATTTTCCGTCCGACACCACGCGTGGCGGGGTGGTGTCGCTCCGGAAGAAGAGCCGGTTGAGCAGCCTTTCATAGACCGGGGCCGGCTTGGAGCGGTAGCCGCGGGAGAGGATGGCAACGTTGCGGCCCTGATCGCGGAGTTCGCGGGCGAATTTCTCCACGACCGGGGTCTTCCCGGTGCCGCCGACGGTCAGGTTGCCGACCGCAATGACCTGCACGCCCAGTGTGGTGTCGCGCAGGATGCGCACGTTGTAAAGGAACCGGCGGGTCTTGATGGCCGCCTGGAAGAGCTTCGAGCAGGCATAGAGCAGGCCCCGAACAAGCGATTCGCGCGTCCCGCGCCGCTCTTCGACAATCACTTCCAGGAGGAAGGTCTCCAGTCTCTCAGTCCACGCCCGAAACCTTTCACGCATGTGCGCTCAGTGTGGCAAAGGGATCGGGACAGGGCAAGCCGAAGCCCTGGAGATGGCCCATTGACCCTTGCGGAGATTGGACCACAGCGCCCGGCGCCGCGAGCGCCTGGCGGCTTGCCTCTAATGGCCCGGAGCCCGGGGCGCTGGAGGGCCTTCTTCGAGCGAGACCAACCCGTTGGCGATGGCGTATTTGGTGAGGCCGGCCACCGAGTGAATGTTGAGCCGGCGCATGATTCGCTCCCGATGGGTCTCGATCGTGCGAACGCCAATTCCCAATTTGTCGGCAATCTCCTTGTTGCTCTTGCCCTCGGCGATCAGAACCAGGACCTCGCGCTCGCGGTCGGTAAGCTGCGAAAAGGGCTCCTTCTTGCCGCCCCCGGCCACAAATTCATTGAGCACGGCACGCGCGGTTTCCTCAGGGAAATAAGGTTCACCCCCATGCACCGAGTCAATGGCCTTGACCACATGCTCCGGGGGCGCCTCCTTGGAGACATACCCATGCGCCCCGGCCTGGATGACGCGGAATATGGCCTCTTTGTTTCGGTGCACCGAAAGCACCAGCACTTTAATTCGCGGCGCTTCCTTGCGCAGCACCTGGGTGACGGTCAAACCATCCATGCCCGGCATCGAAATGTCCATCAGCACGACATCCGGCTTCAGCTCGCGCGATTTGCGTAATGCTTCATCCCCGTCAGCGGCCTCACCGACAACCCGAATATGCCCCTGCTTGCTGAGGAAGGACTGCAATCCCTTGCGAACCACCGGGTGATCGTCCGTTACCAGCACTTTGATGATCTGTTTCTTTGCGCTCACCTTTTGCGTCGTCTGCCGCGAGGCAGTTGTGCCCCGCTTTTGCCTTCTGGCAACTGGATTTAAGCCGATCCTTCATTGCTAGTAAAGCGCGAATGCGGACCAAATGAGAACCGAAGCAGGCGCCACCGCCTAACTCCCGCCAGAACAAGCTTGCCACCGGGAGAAGCCATTGGTATGGAAGCCGATGATGAATGCGGGTTTACGCGGAGGTGTTAATCCAGCGACATGGACATCAGCACCATAGGACGCCCACGGAATGTGGGCTGGGTGCGTGCGGCGGCACTGCTCTACGGTGATTGGGGCACCAGCAAAGCTTACGTCATCGGGCTGGGAGTCCTGCTCGTCGGCTTTACTGCCCTGCCGCACTTGCTGGCCGTTTGCCTGGTCACCGGCCTTGTCGGCATCAATTACATTTGGGTCTGCCGGTGCTTTGCGACCGGTGGCGGAGTCTATACCGCGGCCGGCATTCACTCCCGCCGGTTGGCCATGGTGGGCGGATTGCTGTTGCTGGCCGACTTCATTGTCACGGCGTCGCTCAGTTGCCTGGACGCCTTTCATTATCTTGGCTTCGACCAAGTCGCCGCCAAGAAATGGGCCATTACCGCCATCTTCCTCATGGGCGCGATTAATTTCTTCGGCCCCAAACACACGGGCAGCATGGCCATCTGGCTGGCGCTGCCGGTGTTCGCCATCGTCCTGATCCTCATCATTGGTGGTCTGCCGCACCTGGGCAATTTCCAGGCGCGCCCGCCGACAGGCGGGTTGCTGCCCAACTGGGTGGCTTTTGTGGGC
Coding sequences:
- the lpxK gene encoding tetraacyldisaccharide 4'-kinase; this encodes MRERFRAWTERLETFLLEVIVEERRGTRESLVRGLLYACSKLFQAAIKTRRFLYNVRILRDTTLGVQVIAVGNLTVGGTGKTPVVEKFARELRDQGRNVAILSRGYRSKPAPVYERLLNRLFFRSDTTPPRVVSDGKSLLLDSEMAGDEPYMLASNLKDVVVLVDKDRVKSGRYAIEKFGCDTLLLDDGYQYWKLRGRRLDIVLVDHQQPFGTERLLPRGTLREPPDHLARASTILITKSNGDTAELRRRIARFNPGAGIIECIHHPLYLEDVFSGERLRLETLKGRKVASLSGIAQPESFEQSLVQLGAELVYSKRFADHHRFTQQEVLNTINRSKKRQAEMIVTTQKDAVRFPKIDRRDLQICFMRVEIKILRGADDFQDCVRKICFR
- a CDS encoding response regulator transcription factor; translated protein: MSAKKQIIKVLVTDDHPVVRKGLQSFLSKQGHIRVVGEAADGDEALRKSRELKPDVVLMDISMPGMDGLTVTQVLRKEAPRIKVLVLSVHRNKEAIFRVIQAGAHGYVSKEAPPEHVVKAIDSVHGGEPYFPEETARAVLNEFVAGGGKKEPFSQLTDREREVLVLIAEGKSNKEIADKLGIGVRTIETHRERIMRRLNIHSVAGLTKYAIANGLVSLEEGPPAPRAPGH